One genomic region from Prionailurus bengalensis isolate Pbe53 chromosome C1, Fcat_Pben_1.1_paternal_pri, whole genome shotgun sequence encodes:
- the HOXD12 gene encoding homeobox protein Hox-D12 has protein sequence MCERSLYRAGYVGSLLNLQSPDSFYFSNLRPNGGQLAALPPISYPRGALPWATTPASCAPAQPAGATAFGSFSQPYLAGSGPLGLQPLGAKDGPEEQAKFYAPDVAAGPEDRGRVRPPFVPDSSLAPAAAALKAAKYDYAGVGRAAAGSAALLEGTPCAAGFKDDTKGPLNLNMTVQAAGVASCLRPSLPDGLPWGAAPGRTRKKRKPYTKQQIAELENEFLLNEFINRQKRKELSNRLNLSDQQVKIWFQNRRMKKKRVVLREQALALY, from the exons ATGTGTGAGCGCAGTCTCTACAGAGCGGGCTATGTGGGCTCGCTTCTGAATCTGCAGTCGCCTGACTCCTTCTACTTCTCCAACCTGCGGCCGAATGGCGGCCAGTTGGCCGCGCTCCCCCCCATCTCATACCCGCGAGGGGCGCTGCCCTGGGCCACCACGCCCGCGTCCTGCGCCCCAGCGCAGCCTGCCGGTGCCACCGCTTTCGGCAGCTTCTCGCAGCCCTACCTGGCCGGTTCCGGGCCGCTTGGTCTACAGCCCCTGGGCGCCAAGGATGGACCCGAAGAGCAGGCCAAGTTTTATGCGCCCGATGTGGCCGCTGGGCCGGAGGACCGTGGCCGTGTGCGGCCGCCCTTCGTCCCCGACTCTAGCCTGGCCCCCGCGGCCGCTGCTCTCAAAGCGGCCAAGTACGACTACGCGGGTGTGGGCCGTGCGGCAGCGGGCTCTGCAGCCCTGCTCGAGGGGACCCCCTGCGCTGCCGGCTTCAAGGACGACACCAAGGGCCCGCTCAACTTGAACATGACAGTGCAGGCGGCGGGCGTCGCCTCTTGCCTGCGACCTTCGCTGCCCGACG GCCTGCCGTGGGGGGCGGCCCCAGGGAGGACCCGCAAGAAGCGGAAACCCTACACCAAGCAGCAGATTGCGGAGCTGGAGAACGAATTCCTCCTCAACGAATTCATCAACCGCCAGAAGCGCAAGGAATTGTCCAACCGGCTGAACCTCAGCGACCAGCAGGTCAAAATCTGGTTCCAGAACCGGCGTATGAAAAAGAAGCGCGTGGTCCTGCGCGAGCAGGCGCTGGCGCTATACTAG